In Lathyrus oleraceus cultivar Zhongwan6 chromosome 2, CAAS_Psat_ZW6_1.0, whole genome shotgun sequence, the DNA window gctaggtggataggttggaatgcattagtacagactaggtgggagtgttgcattcaagggtgtgacacgtgtaaggcatgcaagggaatctctgagacttggtggtgaagacttgatggggaacaggcatgcatgggaatctctgagactatgttcaggctaggtggataggttggaatgcattagtacagactaggtgggagtgttgcattcaagggtgtgacacgtgtaaggcatgcaagggaatctctgaggtattcacaatatcttcacagcaatcttcacacacatatcttcacagcaatcttcagtaagattcttgcagtataaatattcacacacattttcgcaaaggtattcacaatatcttcacagcaatcttcacaaaaccttgaaaatatcttcacaaaaccttcacaaaaccctcacaaaaccttcacaaaaccttcacaaaaccttcacaaaaccttcacaatgtCTTCACAAAACATGTCATCTTCTTCACAATACAAAGTCAAAGCTCACGTCAACGGTGAGACTTATGAATATGATAagtctggcttcctatttagaaacaccgaatgcactcggttttgtctaaatagaggagctgacttctcttatctgaaaaggaagattgagtccaaactaagacaaccagtgtcccaaattttttatcaacaaccttttttttcagaaaacaactctgtcaagttttataagtcattgattcaaaatgacatggagacacaatacatgcttcgtaaccatgagtactctggttacgactacatagtgttgtacattgcgttggaacaacctcaaccaactcagaatattcaatcacaggttattgatcctgtgattgatgacgaacaagatgctgagcaccacgttgaagacgatgtggttgatgatgctgaagacgtggttgatgacttggtgaaccgtcattctgaagacgaagaccaacctcaaatacctatagcgcaacgctactcacctcctgcgcacttcacaacacttaacttgggcgaggatgagccctcatcagatatgttctacaacccatatatgaggtctgatgaggacttaaagaagggtgaccaatttcgtaccaaggaagagtgtctgttagcaataaagaactggcacttgaaaaattgtgttgactacgatgttatcaaatcaaatccggaaagatacgttattgaATGCAAAAATTCGGAGTGTGgatataggttgatggcatcgtacaagaagaagcataacgcgtgggtgatagggtcaatatctcaagctcacatttgcgtcaacaccaacatggcacaggatcatcgcaaacttagccatgacatgatctgccattccatattacctctagttgaggctgacccgtcactgaaggtcaaaacaattatctcccattgtgtggctgttttcaaatatacaccgtcatacagaaaggcttggttagcaaaaaccaaggcaattgaactggtgtacggtaactgggaggaatcatacaaacaactaccacgctacctggctgcactacgattgtattcacctgggacggttactataatggagaccttgcctgcacaatcccctgacggaactcgtctagaaggtaatggaattttccatagacttttctgggcattccgtccatgcatcatcgggttcacattctgcaaaccacttgttcaagtcgatggaacttggctgtatgggaaatacaaaggatcgttactgatggcggtcgcacaagatggcaattcaaatattttcccaatagcctttgcattggtggAAGGAGAAACGGCAGCTGgttggagtttcttccttaagaatcttcgaacgcacgtgactccacaagctggcatctgcgttatttctgacaggcacgcctcaatagacagtgcatacaataatccagcaaatggctggcatgaccccccgtctacccatgtctactgcattagGCATATTGCacaaaattttatgcgggagttcaaggataactttttgaagcaacatttgataaacgcggggtacTCATTAAACCAGcctggattccaatactatcgccgggaaatagtgttggcaaattctgatgcagggaggtggattgataatatcgacagagcgaagtggactagatcgtacgacgatggggtgaggtggggccacatgacaacaaatcttgtggaatcaatgaacggcgtgtttaagggcatacgtaacctcccggtaaccgcattggtgagtgcgacctattttcggatggcaacgttgttcgtaacaaggggcaggcgctggaatgaagtgttgcagacgagtcagGTTTATAGTGAagcctgcatgaagtttatgaggcaggaatccgccaaagccagcagccatcgggttacggagttcgaccgccatggccacactttcagtgtcaaggaaacaattgaccacaaccaagggctgcccagacaagagtatagggtcctaataccagaccgttggtgcgactgtggtcaatttcaggcgtatcgtatgccttgttcccatgtcattgcagcgtgttcacacagccacttcgatgcattatcgctagtgtctccaatctacaaagttgcaacattgctcaatgtatacgacaatccctttccggtggtagcattggaggcgtattggccagagtatgacggggaaattgtttggcacaacgaatcgatgcggcggaataaaagtggtcgcccaaatagcaggcgcattagaactgaaatggacgtcgcagagaaaatgcagaggaagtgtagcatatgtagacaactagggcataataagaacaaatgtccatatcgtggatctagttccacaacttagttttcactttcataaatctgtgtaccaaaatcattttaaattaaagtttactttttattccaaatagaagatgacacttgaacaacaaacacaaacatctaacattacaacaccaattactaaaacaaaaacaaatactggaacaaaaacaagtactaaaacaagaacaagtactagaacaataacaaatacaacaacaacatgacaaacaaccattaaaatctaagaaattacaacagttaacactatgtcgtctgatccatgcatcatttggatgcaatcaatgtcgctttcaacttcaacccaccagcgtatcgtttctccagtttcaaatgagaaccttgttctaagcctctgaatccttctgatgacttcaccaggttggtaatctccctctaaccaagacatcaaggacctttttagttggtccaacgaacggatgttccaaaatttcatctccattgggggtttcaaaggcgagaaaataacatgcccatccctttttaagattactggttcaggatccgggcgccttgatgatgttcgctgccatgacgacggtcttggggatgccatgaactcaacttgatacaGAAGGTGGTAGGAAACAGTgttgaagaaaatgcaaggaaataacactttatttataggaaaagatctgggttgtacaccagtctacctaaccctaattctcccaaaaatttataaataatattatttacttataaattaaattaatatatatataaataaatatatatatatatatatatatatatatatatatatatatatatatatatatatatatatatatatatatatatatatatatatatatatatatatcttgtaaataaatatttatatatattaattaaatgtgtataatattaattgtttataaattaaattaatatatatatatatatataaattaatatatatataaattaatatatatatatatatcttgtaataattttatttatatataagtgttaatataaattaatataatttataaaaaaaatatatttatcaaatatctaatatttaaaaaaaaaaattaaaaaaaaaaattaaaaaaaaaaattaataaaacatttaaaaaaaaaaaaaaaaaaaaaaaaaaaaaagggattgggcataggcgccacccctagtggcgacttgccctacccattaagggtaggcgccaactagggtggcgcctatgtacacaattagggcaaattttgcccatttgtgtaatttttttgaaaaattggttaattttgaaattttttttaaaattctggatatttaaaaaaaaaattctttaaaATGGGGAactaaaatttaaaaaaattcaaaataggGGATCTAATTgcatttaaatttaatttttttaaaaataaaattaaataagaatataataattttaattaactatttatagaattcaatattaaattattattttgGCTATGGTTTGTAATAGAATCAAAGAAGGGAGATGAAGTTTTTAAAGATGGTGCAAATGTTCTTTTGAATTTTCTTAAATTGGGTTGAATTTCGTATGAGATTTAGATAACCCTAGTACTCTTTACTCTTCGTTATTATATTCATTGCTTATATACAAAATCTACaaattattaaatattaaattataTTAAATTAACGTTTATAATTAAATGTCAATTTAACCATGGCATCTTAGTgtagttttttttattcctttctAATATATAGGAAAATAATAAAAGAgtttataataaaataatataaatacTATTAATCTTTAGTTGGTTCGGTGATAATTGACATTGAATTTAGTAGAAAAAATTACAGTTTAATCTCTCATAATTACTATTGAAAAGAGTTAAAATCACCTGAAACTGACCTTTTAATAAGATTATAAGGTCCAATTGTCTGGATActgataataaaaataaaaaataaaaaatactaaaagaataatattttttaaattcGACGAAGAGCATAAAAGTTTATTTTGACACCAAAACAAAACCATTAGTTCAGGTAAAATATTAATTTACTTGAATCTTTTTTACATACAATTTAAACATATATGTCAAAATTACTTAAAATCATatcaaaaaatatattttaacataaaatttattgattttattaatttatttgaatatattatattatagtattgaataataataaaaagaaataTTATCATCCAATTGAAACATAGAAGGCTGATGGCATTTATGGATTTGGTGGAGAGTGAAAAAAATCTTCTACATTATGGTAGAAAATCAGCACTAAGATTTTGATCAAATTTGAATAATAGATTTCGTGTCAATGGATCGTCGTCATCCTATAAAATCTACTTTTAGGGTTTCAACTCATCAAAATCTCGCTTCGTCCTCATGGAGAACGCAGCACCCATTGATAGGATCAGCAACTTACAGGATGAGTTACTCCTTCACATCCTCTCTTTCCTTCCGATCAAACTTGCTTTCTCCACCACCGTTCTCTCCCGGAGGTGGACTCCACTCATCAAACTACTCACGGCTCTCCACTTCCACGACGAATCCGTTAAAGACGAAGACGCTTTCTTCCGCTTCTGTAGCTTCGTCGACACAGTCACGCTCTCCGTAGAACTTATCAAAACGTTTCACCTCCGTTGTGATTCTAGATATTGGCGGCAACGTAGACGTTTCAATATTTGCAACATCGTCAACAACTGGATCCAAACCCTAAAACATCATCCTCTAGAGAATCTCCAGCTTTATTCTAGTATAGTTAATTTCAATCACACAATCACTTTGCCACCAAATATTTTCACCTTTCCAAAGCTTGTGATTCTCAAACTCACGAAATTCCGTCTGGATGGTAAGATCTCCGTCGATCTTCCCTCGCTTAAGACCCTTCATTTGAACGATGTTTATTTGAAAAATCACAAGAATTTCAACAAGCTTCTCTACGGGTGTCCCGTTTTGGAAGATTTGATTGCTCACGTTTTCTATTTGAAACCAGAGGAGTTTACGGTTAACACGGGACAGTCTAAAACCTTATCCAAGTTAATCAAAGCCGATATCTACGATACTGTTGTTTCCTATGCAGCAATTTACAATGTCCAGATTTTAAAACTTAGGGTAAGTTACctatttgattttttttggttAGTTACAAATTTTATATGAATCACTTCTATATTATAACCATATTTATAACTTTGATATTGTAAACTTTTTATTGCAGGTGAACATGAGGCTTCCTGAGAAAGAGAACAATTCCGATTATAGAAGCTTTCCGAACTTAATGCATCTTGAATTGTTCTTTCACTCTAAACAATACTTCAAAGATGTAGCTACACTGCTCGAGAATTGCCCCAAACTTCAAACTCTTTCTATTGATAAGGTTTTTAGTGTTTGTGAGAATTGCTTTTGTTCCTTATTATTTCCTTCTTCTTTgttgtttaaattttttttatatttcGTATATGTTTTGCAGTGGATAGAACGAGATATGTTCAACGTCTGGAATTACCCAAATTATGTTCCTAAGTGCATATCTGGTCACCTCAAATCTTGTACTGTGAAGTGTGACGATACCGTAGTTGACCTTCGAATCGCAAAATATATTTTAAAGAACACGCCATTGTTGGAGGACATGAAAATCACCATATTCAATGCAATGGTAGTAAAGTATGCTTTCCAAGAATTAGCCTCTTGTTCAATTCTTTCTCCCATATGTAAAATTTCAATTTTGGGACAAAACTCCATGCCATGGTTTTGAATTGCGAAGGATGCTGTTACAGATGTTGTGATCGTGTTGAAAACACATTTAATACCGCAATATTACTGTCGCTATTAGGGTTGTTTGCTAAATACAATTTGAAACTATTGCTCCACACCTTTTTCTTGAGTTCTTTGTTAAGGTTGTAAATGTAATTTGCACCTTTTTAATAGTAAGTTTTTTAGTCCGTTATGTTTTCCCAAACAATCTTTATGTTAGTCTTATTTTTCGTTAAGttctattttttatttaaattttattgtTTAGTTGATTTTTCATCTCATGTCTATTCCGTTATCTATTTGCTATAAAGTTATGACACTTTATGGAGTCAATACTATGCAGAAATGCTACTTTGGATTAACAATGTAACCTATAGGATTGTCTTATCATACAGTAAAGATAATTTTTATTATGATCTAATTCGAAAGTGCTGCGCTGCCATTATATGGAAGAAGTATGCACTTTatcttaattttatttttttggattttaactttgaatttattttgattCTTTAATTTAAAAAAGTTTCATATTATTTCTTAAATTTGAAAATTGTTCATTTTAAAAAGGGATCAATATAGAATTAGAAGTGAACTCTGATTATGTATGTCCTAGATCGCGAGTCAAGTATGAACGCAGTGAAATCGTTTATGAGCAAGTTCTGGAATTTCGTCAAGCTCTCAGACACGTATTACTATGAAGAAGGTTATTTCTTATTGAAATTTCACTCTTTTCTGAAAGAAACATGGTGCTCATGAGAGGTCCCTTCACCATCCAAGTGTCCTGATGATCCTGAAGGAATGTGGTCCGAATTTCAACTTCAAAAGGAATATGTTACGCACTCTACCCATCTGGGTGAAACTCACAAACACTGATAAGTGTACTGCTAATGAGCTCCGGATTTCCTATGCTAGGATCCTTGTGGAAGTGATCATAACGCAGAAGCTTAAGGAATCAATAGTAGAAGGACAATAAGTCCACAAtcttcacacttagctattttttctcattctttgctatttctttttcattttggctcatcttttatttgttttgatctaattcttcgactaaattcatgcaatgacggtttgtcatcacaaccccaaatttgtgaaggagaatttgcgacccaaagcgcagcggaaattaaaatttctcctttagagatccttacgaatggtcatgatcagtgatagaatatttacctcttgtgacggttgaaacctttgg includes these proteins:
- the LOC127121239 gene encoding F-box protein At4g09920 yields the protein MENAAPIDRISNLQDELLLHILSFLPIKLAFSTTVLSRRWTPLIKLLTALHFHDESVKDEDAFFRFCSFVDTVTLSVELIKTFHLRCDSRYWRQRRRFNICNIVNNWIQTLKHHPLENLQLYSSIVNFNHTITLPPNIFTFPKLVILKLTKFRLDGKISVDLPSLKTLHLNDVYLKNHKNFNKLLYGCPVLEDLIAHVFYLKPEEFTVNTGQSKTLSKLIKADIYDTVVSYAAIYNVQILKLRVNMRLPEKENNSDYRSFPNLMHLELFFHSKQYFKDVATLLENCPKLQTLSIDKWIERDMFNVWNYPNYVPKCISGHLKSCTVKCDDTVVDLRIAKYILKNTPLLEDMKITIFNAMVVKYAFQELASCSILSPICKISILGQNSMPWF